Genomic window (Cololabis saira isolate AMF1-May2022 chromosome 10, fColSai1.1, whole genome shotgun sequence):
gggggggggtttcagatatttactaatttataatattttcataacatgtttataacataagggggggggggtcttttcagttatttactaatttataatattttcataacatgtttgtaacacaaagggggggtggtcttttcagttatttactaatttataatattttcataacatgtttataacataagggggggtcttttcagttatttactaatttataatattttcataacatgtttattacacaaagggggtgggtcttttcagttatttactaatttataatattttcataacatgtttataacacaagggggggggtcttttcagttatttactaatttataatattttcataacatgtttataacacaaagggggggtcttttcagttatttactaatttataatattttcataacatgtttataacacaaaggggggtcttttcagttatttactaatttataatattttcataacatgtttataacacaaaggggggggggtcttttcagatatttactaatttataatattttcataacatgtttataacataaggggggggtcttttcagttatttactaatttataatattttcataacatgtttgtaacacaaaggggggggtcttttcagttatttactaatttataatattttcataacatgtttataacacaaagggggggggggtcttttcagttatttactaatttataatattttcataacatgtttataacataagggggggtcttttcagttatttactaatttataatattttcataacatgtttataacacaaagggggggggtcttttcagttatttactaatttataatattttcataacatgtttatgacataagggggggtcttttcagttatttactaatttataatattttcataacatgtttataacacaaagggggggtcttttcagttatttactaatttataatattttcataacatgttcataaaacaaagggggggtcttttcagttatttactaatttataatattttcataacatgtttataacacaaaggggggggggtcttttcagttatttactaatgtataatattttcataacatgtttataacataagggggggggtcttttcagttatttactaatttataatattttcataacatgtttataacataaagggggggtcttttcagttatttactaatttataatattttcataacatgtttataacacaaagggggggtcttttcagttatttactaatttataatattttcataacatgtttataacataagggggggtcttttcagttatttactaatttataatattttcataacatgtttataacataaggggggggtcttttcagttatttactaatttataatattttcataacatgtttataacataaggggggggtcttttcagttattcactaatttataatattttcataacatgtttataacacaaagggggggggtcttttcagttatttactaatttataatattttcataacatgtttataacacaaagggggggtctcttcagttatttactaatttataatattttcataacatgtttataacacaaaggggggggggtcttttcagttattcactaatttataatattttcacaacatgtttataacacaaagggggggtcttttcagttattaactaatttataatattttcataacatgtttataacacaaatggggggggtcttttcagttatttactaatttataatattttcataacatgcttataacacaaagggggggtcttttcagttatttactaatttataaaattttcacaacatgtttataacacaaagggggggtcttttcagttatttactaatttataacattttcataacatgtttataacacaaaggggggggggggtcttttcagttatttactaatttataatattttcataacatgtttataacacaaagggggggggggtcttttcagttatttactaagaTCCTCAGAGCTTTGTGGTTAATGGGATGAAgttgtgtcaaactcatttaaaTCACCTTTATTCCCCATTCTGGTGCTCAGTTTGAAGAGCAGCGGATCGTTTTGACCacatgtctacatgcctaaatgcattgTGTTGCTGacctgtgattggctgatttgaaatctgtgttaacgagcagttggacaggtgcacctaataaagtggccagtgagtggtCAAATTGAaatatcaacaattgtatttggGTCAGGCCGATTCCAGTTTTCCATCTCCCTAAAAGTTTCTCTGGTTCatctcaatggcgactccataAAGCcgaatttgtggtcaatttTTACCAAGCTGATCTTCCAGGTTCTCCAAAGTCTTTTCCATCCTGCCAATGAGTTCAAAAACCACAGCTAGCCTGCGATTCGGTTCAAGAATCAAGTCCAGTTTGCAATTTTGCTTACACAACGTGTGTAATGCCAGGCAGCCTTGGAAGGGCCAGAATAGCTGTTGACTTTTTCAGAAATGGTTGATATGCCAGGTAACGCCAaatccaaaaagcagaaatcctgttatcagaAATCCGAATAAGGAAGGCATCTTCGACATCCTCGACTGACAGTATGGACAGATACAAGACCCTCCACTTCTGCCAGAAGCTGCTGTATCCAGCAGCAAATGTCTCGTTGGGGCAAGAAGGCTCCCCTTTGCCCTGTCTTCTCGTTGAGAAAAATGTGGTCATTTGCACTCAGAAGCCGGCTAACCAATGCCATCATTTTAGAACATTTCCTGGATATGCAAACAGAGGCTCTAATAGAATGACACGACAGCGCAAGACGGAGAGCAGCAGGGTAGATAGGGAGGGAGTGGGAGAGCAGAAACAGAAGGCATTTTATATTATATGTCTGGTTAACAAAACCCAAGTGACAAAATGATTCCATTTACAAAAGTCAATTATGAGGACATACTTTAATTTCTCTGATCATATACATTTATTGGGTTATTTGTGGAGCTATACCTCAATGACAACTTAACAGGCTGGAGGAGGCAAGccaactttatttctatagcacaattgaACAACAAGGTGAATCAAAGGCAATAAAACATAAATAGAAGCGAgcataatttaaaattttaagaaaaaagaaagaaatgatgaaACAACTGATGAAAATCAGATAAAATCAGTCATTAAAATATGATTATGTTTTGAAAAGTACCAGTGCAGATAGAGAGCATTACTCAAAGGCAGCTGAGAACAGACGTGTCTTCAGGTGTGTTTCAGCTAGTCTGACGTGTTCTGGGAGTTTTTTTTGTGGAGcgtagaagctgaatgcagcatACTGGGTCTggaggtcactgatgtattttggtcctggaccattcagagctttatagaccagtatcagaactttaaagtctattctgagggacaggcagccagtgtaaagacctgGACTGATGTCGTCCACTTTTTTTGGACCAAATCAGGAGACGTATTTAAGTTTGCCTACATCTTGTTGCAGTGAAGATTAGGCAAGGTACATTACACATTTTATTATCAAGACAATTCACAGCTGCAAGAATGCTTTGCCATCTTGTTGACACCAGCAAAAAGACTCAGACTGAAAACACAATTAACTCCTTTttccattttgtatttatttaaatatttataagTGACTTACAAGCTGGATATGATATCTACCCTGACAACATTTTTTGACTTCATAGCTAGTCCTGTTAATATGTGCCACTGACTAAATCATAATAGTCCAGTCAATCTGTGGTTCGACCCAGGGaaaattgcaatagtaatcATTCAAGGTTTTATGTGATCCTTAGGGACATCcaaatattatattaaaagtATACCATTATATACTTAGTGGATCAAGGTAAATTTAGGGGTTGAAATTTGGGCCCTTCATGCCATAGCGTCATACAAAAAAATGATGCATCTCTACTTCTGAATATGCTATTTTCAAATAATTTATGTCTACACATTGGTtttctatggtgttttttcacATACAACCATCAGAAATGACCTGTTCTGAATGTATATGTGCCCTTTGGGGGTACCCTTAAGCTAAAATTACCTTTTTTGAATCCAAATAAAGTCAATCAAATTAGGTCATAAACGGTTTATTATCATTGAATCTTCTGCACCATCCAAATTTGTCTCAGTAATATATTTTTCCATAAAAACTATGATACATATCAGCAcagactgaaaccaaatgagacCAAGCTTGACTGTAGGCCTACATGTAATATTTACTCCATGTCCTCATCCAAATGTTGTGCTGACATATTCGCGCACACACCTCTGCACTCTGAACAGGCTAGGGAGCAATCAAGTCCTTGACGACGGCATTTGCAATGCATAGTGCCACAACCTGACTTGCAATTACAGCACACAAGCTCCAACAACGATTGAGGAGCAGGGTTCTGGTCTGAATGGACAGGAATGAGGAATGAATCTTGGATCTTCCAGCCCCATTCCTCCGGTGGTAGTGAGTTTCCCATCCATTCCTGGACTTGATGGTACACTCTGAAGCTGTGAAACCTGGCAGAGGAAGATGTTGGTGGCAAGTTGCGAGGGTGGACAGCTGTTTTGCTGTCAGTCACCTTAGCGTAGAAACGTTTCAGCCTGAGGTCATTAAGAGAATCTGTCTCTCCACCTTTGTATATTAGCATCATTGCCCTTTCCCCTGCATCAGCAATTTCATCTTTGGTAGcaaattgtttttgaaaaatgctGGCCTGTACTCTGAATGAGTCGTTTTCTTGACTCAGACGCAAAGATACCCCTTTCCCAACTCCAAACACTCTGGATGTTGTATCACAGCCAAGCATGGCATGTGCAAATAAGATGTTGTTGCTAACATCCTCACCCAACACATCTCTTGCATGCCCAATGTTCAAAAACCTGCGTCTTGGCGAAGGCAACTTCCTGGGTTCAGACATGAAGTACAGCTCTCCTTGCTGATAGAAGTGTAGCAGAAGAATGAGGAGGTCAGTGTCATCTCCCAAAAGGACAGTTCTTTGTTTCAATGCTGCTGTCACTGTTGTTTGAACTATAAGCACATCTGCATCTCCATGAGCATTGTGAACATCAAACCCTGCAAGTTTTAGTCCTTCCCCCAACAGGTTTATGAAACATTGTTTGTTGTCATTGTTTGACAGAAATTCCTCCTTTTTCAAACTCAGTGACATAGTTGATGTGAATGAAACCTTCCGGCCAGTCTTTGGATTCCTCCTTCTGTGAGCACCATCTTTCGTAGATGGCTGGCTGCTGTACCTATCAAACACGATCACCACTGATTGTCCATAATGTTTTTGAATGTAAACGATGTAAGTATCTACTATTGCCCCGTATTTCTTTCCTATCTCCCAGGGTATTCGGTGGAGGAGGGCCCCTCCATCTAAGACATACAGGATGTCTCTTTCTGGTACATCATCATGCGGCACAGCGTTCCATATTGCTTTTGCGATTTTGGGGTTTGTTCGCTGGGAGAAGCACTGTTTTTGTCTCAAAGAGGGCAGGTGGATACCCGCAGAGCTCATACTTGAAGGCTTCAGCTAAATTGTCTGCCTGTGTCCCAGCAATCACtagtctctgaaaaaaaaactgtggatCAATATGGACAACTTCTTCATTGTTCAGTTTGACTGTGGATTTGGAGTCCATGGTGACTGCATGTGCTTTCCTATTGAATGTATATTATGTCACCTTTTTACCTACCATGTCTTTTAAGACCCCTTTTCCGACTTCTTTTGAATGGTCCACATTCACTGCATCAAAGGCTGTCACACcagtgattaaatgttgaaggTGTTCATACCCAGCAAATGGACTTTGTGTGTGACTCTAACAACTTTAGAATTTTGATTGTGTCTGCAGTGTCTCTTGCCTGACTTGATGCAGTGAGGTCCTTGTGCTGTTCACTCATTTTATAATTTACCCCTGTCAGTTCTTGCATAGCATTGTTGATTTCAGATGTTGCAGGGTTGGCAAGAACCCACACCAATCGTTGTGTTTCGGACATACCCCTTCCACGTGTCAGTCCTCCACTCACTTTCATACTTCGCATGAGGGCTTGTTCTATTACAAGGTCCGGGGAGAGTCCAGCCCAGTATTCATGTGACCTACGAACAACTTGCAGACCATCTTCTTGAAATCTTTTTTGAACTTGGGGATGAGTGTATTCTAGTTGGCGCATTTTCTTGAGGTATATGCTCAGGGATTTGACATACAAGTTATGTCCGGAGGCAGCCATGAATGGAATCATGTCTGTCAGGGTATCAAGATGCTGATCCCAATTTCCAGTTCTCTCTGATCTGATGAATGCACGGACAATATTGATCATTTCCATGTACTGTAGCCAGAGTGCTGCTGTTCGGTCATCTACCATTGTTGCCTTCTCTGCCTCCAAACGTCGGGCTATGTTTTTAAGTAGTTCACTTGCATTTGTCATAGTTGTGGTGGCAGCCATAACACTGTCATAGAGATCTGAGGCTTCTGCTAGTTCCCCTTCTAAATCTTTAGAATGGCCTGTGGATCCTACATCAGACTGATCAGAAACTGGTTCATCTGGAGTTgtcacattttgtgttttttcactTTCATCAGCAATAGTACCATCTTCAGTCAACTCTGACACATCCTTCAAGCCAACAACGTAGCTTGCCAGGGCGGGCAGGTTTACTTGAAAGGTTTTGACTGCCAGAAGGGTGTTCAGTGCCCCATCAACCAGGAAATGACCTCTTATGGCCCTGGCAATTGATTTTCCTTCAAGCATTTTGGGCACAGTATTTGGTGCATTCAAGGATTTCTTCCAATCCAGAGCCTGACATCAAATGACCAATTGTGCCAAGGAAACTCATGAGCACATGGAATCCACCAAGTCGGAGAACAATAGATTTCAGTGGTCTGCCAGGTGCTTCACTTTCAATAATTGTCATTGCTTTCCACCACAGTGGATGATCAAAAGTTAGAATTGGagtgaccaggggcctcatctataaagcttgcttgcgcagaaaaagcgcctgaaagttgcggaagccgccttctacgcaaatcctcggatctaaaaagaaaaaaactaaccgaaaaatctgcgtatctttacggcaactaggaccctcccgtaagaatttacttaagacacggggacctggcgacgcaggctgtgaggtggtgaaatgaagtcagattcatgtcatactcttaataatgtcatcatatatcagacttataataaaatagtgctgataacggagcaggcggcggcgggggggtgggggggggcgaacccactactccacgccgaagaggaaaaaagaaagtgttctgaataaaataaggaaagttggactatataacaattgcgttcatgaGGATAagttttttgaaaaataaaaattaaagaaatagtctcctctccccgtgtgtgtctgcctgtcatgcacgggtacgtgcgctcatgttgtttacttttaaaccggaattatggttctgcgtcacaccaacgcagagcctacgccgtagggtccggcgtaggtgcgcgtcgccgcgtaccctacgccgtaggctctgcgttggtgtgacgcagaaccataattccggtttaaaagtaaacaacatgagcgcacgtacccgtgcatgacaggcagacatcattctgaataaaataaggaaagttggactatataacaattgcgttcaatACGGATAAGTttacgtgcgctcatgttgtttacttttaaaccggaattatggttctacgtcacaccaacgcagagcctacgccgtagggtccggcgtaggtgcgcgtcgccgcgtaccctacgccgtaggctctgcgttggtgtgacgcagaaccataattccggtttaaaagtaaacaacatgagcgcacgtacccgtgcatgacaggcagacatcattctgaataaaataaggaaagttggactatataacaattgcgttcatgaGGATAAGTttacgtgcgctcatgttgtttacttttaaaccggaattatggttctgcgtcacaccaacgcagagcctacgccgtagggtccggcgtaggtgcgcgtcgccgcgtaccctacgccgtaggctctgcgttggtgtgacgcagaaccataattccggtttaaaagtaaacaacatgagcgcacgtacccgtgcatgacaggcagacatcattctgaataaaataaggaaagttggactatataacaattgcgttcaatACGGATAAGTttacgtgcgctcatgttgtttacttttaaaccggaattatggttctacgtcacaccaacgcagagcctacgccgtagggtccggcgtaggtgcgcgtcgccgcgtaccctacgccgtaggctctgcgttggtgtgacgcagaaccataattccggtttaaaagtaaacaacatgagcgcacgtacccgtgcatgacaggcagacatcattctgaataaaataaggaaagttggactatataacaattgcgttcatgaGGATAAGTttacgtgcgctcatgttgtttacttttaaaccggaattatggttctacgtcacaccaacgcagagcctacgccgtagggtccggcgtaggtgcgcgtcgccgcgtaccctacgccgtaggctctgcgttggtataacgcggaaccataaaacagcctagagcagctctgaggggagacgggagggaggagggggagcgggggctgccgggccgccgtcccgagtgtcttgatgatttgctgagcctaccgttggtttttaaactgtaaaaagtgggggggacaaatacatcattttgaaaagtggggggggcatgtcccccctgttcccagtggaaattgcgtcgtgcgatcgtggcactaacgggcagcaacgacgtgctgccactcactcgctttattttatactatttatatacttttcctacttttacagtgaccaccaaataatctcgtttcactgtcctctctccacatcatccacaacttctagatctcagatctcagcaaaattcagtggcacggtggctcgacacgttcattcattctgacgcattcatccggattcatccctaacaggctgcaggaagccactgcgcatgctcagtaggctcatccatatggatttatgggcgtgttgagggcgggatatggggcggagtcagctgcgcagctttccaggtggactgtgattcataaagagaacattgcgtggaagtctgcgtgcacgcggttttatagatccggatttttttttgcgcccggcattttcggcttttgggcgtacgtgcacttttagtatgactcctacgcagtccattttaaatgaggcccctggtaacGAGTTGCGTGATCATGAATGAACTGGAGAGTGgaatgaatgcaaaaaaaaaaaaagcatgttccACTAAATCTGTGAAGGTATACTTTTAATATATGATGCAGGAGGGTATTTGGACCAATAAAAACTATGAAACATTACTATTGCAATTTCTCCTGGGTTGGGCCCTTTTTTGAGTTAGATTGACTGGACTATAAGGTATGTTCTTAAGGTTCTGGGGTGCAAGAGTTTTGACGTCGATGATTTTGATGAGTCTTTTGAAGCTGGTCCCTTTACTGGCTGCAACTCAGGTGCGTTTGAACTGTGTGATTCTCAATGTGCAGCTCTCACAGTTCTTTGGCAGAAGGGCCTGGGATAAAAACTGAGAAAGAGAATATAGTTGTTGGTTATGTGATCCTATTACATTTGTGACACTGATACTACGTGATGCATATTTGACTGAGATTTGAACTTACTTTAGAAATAGCCTCAAAAATCTCATCTTGGTTATCCGCATTAAGGGATGGAAGAGAGGCTTTTAACTGAAGTATCACTGTTTGAGGAGAAGACCAATATACCAAATAATGTATAAGTCACTATACAAACCACAAAAGAAATAGATACAAGTCTTGTCAATGATGCTACCTTTACCTGAGCTCTTGGGCGTGATTTCGATGGGAATGTCAGAGATGCTGTCAACTGTTGGTGTGGTATTACTGGTGTCCAGAGCTGTAGTGGCCTGCGATAGTGTTGTTCCTGCTAGAAGTACAAGACAACAGGTGGTAACAGAGGTGAAACACTCACCAAGGTCTACTGGAATCTATCAACACAGAAACAGGCAGGTGGAACACAAAGATACACACAAAGAAACTGCAAAAGCTTCAAAAAGCTCAAGTGACCAGCTTCAAGGTCACTCCACAGTGATTTTCCCACTATTTAAGTGCAAAGCCAATAAGGCACTGCGAGATGGAAACATTGACATTcggctttgttgttttttgaaagtAGACTATGCAAGTCTGTATGAAAACCTGACAGTTTGGATCCATGACTATGATTGGTGCACCACCGCTTCAAGGGGGACATACTCAGCCATGATGTCTACTAGTATGTAAAAAACATGGAAGCAAAGATCTAAAATATTTACAATTTGAGGCAATATGTAAACAATGACACTGGAAaagtaaagaagaagaaaaagttcCCCTGCACGAGCCAGCACATCCTGCTGGCTTcccttatcattttattttcctttcctcTTAAAAGAATctgtcaaaaaaaaataaaatcaaaaaatgTTAACAGGACTTGCGATAAGTCAGTGGAGCCAACCTAAGCAGGCGTCTTACTCCAGCCTAAGCGTAAACGACCGTAGACATTTTTCACACACAGTTGATGTACGGCACAGCAGGGATGGCTGTGGTGGTTGTGCTTCCCTTAGGAAAACCCTCGTGATCAGCATGCTAACTTTAATGCCTAGTTGAGCCACCTTTGTTTTGTCATGAAAATGTTTTACATGGACAGTGACCAACCTGTAGATGTCGAGAGTGATATAATGGCGCCATCTGAAGGAGTTGTTGTGTCAATGTTGGTTGTTTGACTGGAATTTGTTGTAGAGGACACAATTGAAGTGTTCACAGCTGGCTGTGCAGTAGTGGTACTTGCAATGAAGACTGCTGTGAAGAGATCGGAGGATTAAGATGGAAATATATATGccagtgtattttttttaattttttttaaatatttttatcccggttttttcccatttttaccaccccgtgctcctaccaaagtgacagtcctgggcattgccatcctctaccaaccccgggagggccctgcactgagctcaggtctcctcctcaacctgaggagtgagcagaccgcatcttttcaccagacagggtggggcttctccggccggacgtagcgcgtagaaggatcacgttattccggccagatcctccccaccccatctggcgccccggttggccagaggggccCAGGATAGGATATAGGATACAGgatatagcccaggactgtgtgcatgtttttgtgatggtagctcacattagctacccaagggaacacggggagaacatgcaaactccacacagaaaggcccttggGGTTGGTACAGCGTCCCCCGGCAGGgatcccaggaccttcttgctgtgagacggctgcactaccagctgcgccaccgtgcccccaggGAAAACCCTCGTGATCAGCATGCTAACTCGCTTTAATGCCTTGTTGAGCCACCTTTGTTTTGTCATGAAAATGGACAGTGACCAACCTGTAGATGTCGAGAGTGATATAATGGCGCCATCTGAAGGAGTCGTTGTGTCAATGTTGGTTGTTTGGCTGGAACTTGTTGTAGAGGACACAATGGAAGCTGATGTGTTCACAGCTGGCTGTGCAGTAGTGTTATTTGCAATGAAGACTGCTGTGAAGAGATCGGAGGATTAAGATGGAAATATATATGCCAGTGTATTTTAACTGTTGTTCCATGTTATGCAAGATTATGTGTTGCGGACGTGTTCATATGAAATAATGGCAGGTGCTGCAAAATCACATACTTACATGTGCAGGTTGAGGTGTAGTCATTACAGCAATCATTCAGTTGCACACAGATCTGATCACAGAAACCACACCCCGGCCTGAAGCAGCTGTTGTTCTGACCAGCGCAGCACAATTTTGGTGGACCTGCACAGCCTGTAACATCTggtcaaataaacacaaaacacaaatctCCAACAACTTGCAAAAAGAACCCCAAACTTGAAGGATGTTCATACAATTGCTGTTGGAAATAAATATACATGTAGACAAAAGGATGATAAAGTATTTTGGGAGAGAAGATTTAAAGAAATGTGccttgaaaataaataatagaaaataaattatTCTAAAAATCAAGTGGGAAAAGAGGAGGAATCAATGTTTCCTCCATTAATCtgcaaacaaaggaaaaaaacctTACAGTCGTGGCCTTTGGACGATTGTATGAAAAGGATGTTGATGAGTCATGAATGTGCGAGGAGATGATGCCAGAACATGTATTTGGTGCAACTTACATTATTAATGATACATGTTCACATGTTAGACAGAGGACATGGGGAGATGGCATTCATTGACTCAACACTAAACATACAGTTATACATTCAAATTTGTGTTGAAAGTGAACATTC
Coding sequences:
- the LOC133452679 gene encoding uncharacterized protein LOC133452679 isoform X3 → MDRLTLHLFLMSGLLTCDHVARASNTTAQPVVNMTSPAMLSSTSSSQITSTDTSTPSDGSSSTAAVSNGSSSTASAQPDVNTSASLETSITSSSQTTSTDASTPSVGNTTLAPTAAVSYGSSSTASAQPDANTSASLETSITSSSQTTSTDASTPSVGNTILAPTAADVTGCAGPPKLCCAGQNNSCFRPGCGFCDQICVQLNDCCNDYTSTCTSVFIANNTTAQPAVNTSASIVSSTTSSSQTTNIDTTTPSDGAIISLSTSTAVFIASTTTAQPAVNTSIVSSTTNSSQTTNIDTTTPSDGAIISLSTSTAGTTLSQATTALDTSNTTPTVDSISDIPIEITPKSSVILQLKASLPSLNADNQDEIFEAISKFLSQALLPKNCESCTLRITQFKRT
- the LOC133452679 gene encoding uncharacterized protein LOC133452679 isoform X2, with the translated sequence MDRLTLHLFLLSGLLTCDHVARASNTTAQPVVNMTSPAMLSSTSSSQTTSTDTSTPSDGSSSTAAVSNGSSSTASAQPDVNTSASLETSITSSSQTTSTDASTRSVGNTTLAPTAAVSNGSSSTASAQPDVNTSASLETSITSSSQTTSTDASTPSVGNTTLAPTAAVSYGSSSTASAQPDANTSASLETSITSSSQTTSTDASTPSVGNTILAPTAADVTGCAGPPKLCCAGQNNSCFRPGCGFCDQICVQLNDCCNDYTSTCTSVFIANNTTAQPAVNTSASIVSSTTSSSQTTNIDTTTPSDGAIISLSTSTAVFIASTTTAQPAVNTSIVSSTTNSSQTTNIDTTTPSDGAIISLSTSTGTTLSQATTALDTSNTTPTVDSISDIPIEITPKSSVILQLKASLPSLNADNQDEIFEAISKFLSQALLPKNCESCTLRITQFKRT
- the LOC133452679 gene encoding uncharacterized protein LOC133452679 isoform X1: MDRLTLHLFLLSGLLTCDHVARASNTTAQPVVNMTSPAMLSSTSSSQTTSTDTSTPSDGSSSTAAVSNGSSSTASAQPDVNTSASLETSITSSSQTTSTDASTRSVGNTTLAPTAAVSNGSSSTASAQPDVNTSASLETSITSSSQTTSTDASTPSVGNTTLAPTAAVSYGSSSTASAQPDANTSASLETSITSSSQTTSTDASTPSVGNTILAPTAADVTGCAGPPKLCCAGQNNSCFRPGCGFCDQICVQLNDCCNDYTSTCTSVFIANNTTAQPAVNTSASIVSSTTSSSQTTNIDTTTPSDGAIISLSTSTAVFIASTTTAQPAVNTSIVSSTTNSSQTTNIDTTTPSDGAIISLSTSTAGTTLSQATTALDTSNTTPTVDSISDIPIEITPKSSVILQLKASLPSLNADNQDEIFEAISKFLSQALLPKNCESCTLRITQFKRT